From one Budorcas taxicolor isolate Tak-1 chromosome 21, Takin1.1, whole genome shotgun sequence genomic stretch:
- the INSM2 gene encoding insulinoma-associated protein 2, whose product MPRGFLVKRTKRTGGSYRVRLAERVFPLLEPPFPEEASSAPQPSVDREAHPTPEEEAARELSGSSCRAARVSPAAGGREGAEWRADGREGPGPSPSPTKPAGVELRRAFLERCLSSPVSAESFPGGAAAVASFSCSVAPAAAPTSGEQFLLPLRAPFPEPVLHPDPAPLSATLHGLKRATGGERRAKAPSGCSSGPAAAGVKKPKAMRKLSFADEVTTSPVLGLKIKEEEPGAPSRGPGGSRTPLGEFICQLCKEQYADPFALAQHRCSRIVRVEYRCPECDKVFSCPANLASHRRWHKPRPAAANAATISSADGKLPPSSSSPDSGTVASFLAEGKENSRAERTADQHLRARDSSGTEQHQDSAPQPGLQVLSHPEPPLPQLPYTAGVLGRRVPEPGSASGAGGPEIFVCPYCHKKFRRQAYLRKHLGTHEAGSARALGPCFGSERGSPLAFACPLCGAHFPSADIRDKHRLWHAVRDELLLPALAGAPPDAPNPGGASDGDAQQIFSCKHCPSTFFSSPGLTRHINKCHPSESRQVLLLQMPLRPGC is encoded by the coding sequence ATGCCTAGGGGCTTCCTGGTAAAGAGAACTAAACGGACGGGCGGCTCTTACCGAGTGCGCCTAGCTGAGCGGGTCTTCCCCCTTCTGGAACCACCCTTCCCCGAGGAGGCTTCCAGTGCCCCTCAGCCCAGTGTGGACCGGGAGGCACACCCAACTCCGGAGGAGGAGGCGGCCCGTGAACTGTCAGGGTCGTCCTGTCGGGCGGCTAGGGTGAGCCCAGCGGCGGGCGGGAGGGAAGGCGCGGAGTGGAGGGCGGATGGTAGGGAGGGTCCggggcccagccccagccccacgaAGCCGGCGGGCGTGGAACTGCGCAGGGCGTTCCTGGAGCGCTGCCTCAGCTCACCCGTCTCTGCTGAGTCCTTCCCCGGGGGCGCTGCCGCCGTGGCCTCTTTCTCCTGCTCGGTGGCACCAGCAGCTGCACCGACCTCAGGGGAGCAGTTCCTGCTGCCGCTCCGGGCACCGttcccagagcccgtgctccatcCGGACCCCGCACCCCTCTCGGCCACCTTGCACGGCCTGAAGCGGGCCACCGGCGGCGAGCGCCGCGCCAAGGCTCCTTCGGGCTGCTCGTCTGGGCCCGCGGCCGCGGGAGTCAAGAAACCAAAGGCCATGAGGAAGTTGAGCTTCGCCGATGAAGTCACCACTTCCCCTGTTCTGGGCCTGAAGATCaaggaggaggagcctggggcgCCGTCCCGGGGCCCCGGGGGCAGCCGCACGCCGCTGGGGGAGTTCATCTGCCAGCTGTGCAAGGAGCAGTACGCAGACCCCTTCGCGCTGGCTCAGCACCGCTGCTCCCGCATCGTGCGCGTCGAGTACCGCTGCCCCGAGTGCGACAAGGTCTTCAGCTGCCCTGCGAACCTCGCCTCCCATCGCCGCTGGCACAAACCGCGTCCCGCAGCGGCCAATGCAGCCACGATCTCCTCAGCCGACGGGAAGCTGCCTCCATCGTCGTCCTCCCCGGATTCCGGGACTGTTGCATCTTTCCTGGCCGAGGGGAAGGAGAACAGCCGTGCGGAGCGAACTGCGGATCAGCACCTACGGGCCAGGGACAGCTCCGGGACGGAGCAGCACCAGGACAGCGCCCCACAGCCCGGCCTCCAGGTGCTGTCCCACCCCGAGCCTCCACTTCCTCAGCTCCCTTATACGGCGGGGGTGTTGGGGCGCCGGGTGCCTGAGCCCGGCAGTGCCAGTGGTGCCGGGGGACCCGAGATCTTCGTGTGCCCATATTGCCACAAAAAGTTCCGTCGCCAAGCCTATCTGCGCAAGCACCTAGGCACTCATGAGGCTGGCTCGGCCCGCGCGCTCGGCCCCTGCTTTGGCTCGGAACGCGGCAGCCCCCTGGCCTTCGCCTGCCCGCTGTGCGGGGCGCACTTCCCGTCGGCAGACATCAGGGACAAACACCGGCTGTGGCATGCGGTCCGCGACGAGCTGCTCCTGCCCGCTCTGGCCGGGGCGCCTCCCGATGCACCGAATCCAGGCGGGGCATCCGACGGGGATGCTCAGCAGATTTTCTCGTGCAAGCACTGCCCGTCCACTTTTTTTAGCTCCCCGGGGCTGACCCGGCACATCAATAAGTGCCACCCCTCAGAAAGTCGGCAGGTACTGCTGCTGCAGATGCCGCTGCGGCCGGGCTGCTGA